From one Acidibrevibacterium fodinaquatile genomic stretch:
- a CDS encoding circularly permuted type 2 ATP-grasp protein, whose amino-acid sequence MRTSGEAMAQPESDLPVARQGAGSAGFDEMHHAGMCRAPYAMIRDWLKDLPPDLLRRKHEEAELLFRRVGITFAVYTEGGNPERTIPFDIIPRVLDAEEWAFLERGLRQRVRALNAFLVDVYQGREILRAGRIPEALILMNEGFRPEMQDFMPVHGAYTHIAGIDIVRLGPREFCVLEDNCRVPSGASYMLENREATMRLFPGLLGRHRVAPVSHYPEDLLETLRSVAPPHCPGEPAVALLTPGAFNSAYYEHSFLADEMGIEIVEGADLFIEDNTVFMRTTEGPRRIDVLYRRVDDDFLDPLTFRADSTLGVPGLFGAYRAGNVTLANGVGAGIADDKSVYPYVPEMIRFYLGEAPLLANVPTFDCSRAEDLAYVLAHLDELVVKEARGSGGYGMLIGPQASRAERDVFAARLRARPGDYIAQPTLALSSCPTYVESGIAPRHVDLLRPFVLVGKEIRIVPGGLTRVALREGSLVVNSSQGGGTKDTWVLEA is encoded by the coding sequence ATGCGAACGAGCGGGGAAGCGATGGCGCAGCCAGAGAGCGATCTGCCGGTGGCGAGGCAGGGGGCGGGCTCCGCCGGGTTCGACGAAATGCATCATGCGGGGATGTGCCGTGCGCCTTACGCCATGATCCGCGATTGGCTCAAGGATCTCCCGCCCGATCTCCTCCGCCGCAAGCATGAGGAGGCGGAGCTTCTGTTCCGCCGCGTCGGCATCACCTTCGCGGTCTATACCGAAGGCGGCAATCCCGAGCGCACGATCCCTTTTGACATCATTCCGCGGGTGCTCGATGCGGAGGAATGGGCCTTTCTCGAGCGCGGCCTTCGCCAGCGGGTGCGGGCGCTGAACGCGTTTCTCGTCGATGTCTATCAGGGGCGCGAAATCCTCCGCGCCGGGCGGATACCCGAGGCGCTCATCCTCATGAACGAGGGGTTTCGCCCCGAGATGCAGGATTTCATGCCCGTCCATGGCGCCTATACTCATATCGCCGGCATCGATATCGTTCGCCTCGGGCCACGCGAATTCTGTGTGCTCGAAGATAATTGCCGGGTGCCCTCGGGCGCTTCTTACATGCTGGAGAACCGCGAGGCGACGATGCGCCTGTTCCCTGGCCTGCTCGGGCGCCATCGCGTCGCGCCGGTCTCGCACTACCCCGAGGATCTGCTCGAGACCCTGCGCTCGGTTGCCCCGCCGCATTGCCCTGGCGAGCCGGCGGTCGCGTTGCTGACCCCGGGCGCCTTCAACAGCGCCTATTACGAGCATTCTTTCCTCGCCGACGAGATGGGGATCGAGATCGTCGAGGGGGCGGATCTCTTCATCGAAGACAATACCGTCTTCATGCGCACCACCGAAGGGCCACGCCGGATCGATGTCCTCTATCGCCGGGTGGATGACGATTTCCTTGATCCGCTGACCTTCCGCGCCGATTCGACACTCGGCGTCCCCGGCCTGTTCGGCGCCTATCGCGCCGGCAACGTGACGCTGGCCAATGGCGTCGGCGCCGGCATCGCCGACGATAAATCAGTCTACCCTTATGTTCCGGAGATGATTCGTTTCTATCTCGGCGAGGCGCCGCTGCTCGCCAATGTGCCGACCTTCGATTGTAGCCGCGCCGAGGATCTCGCCTATGTCCTCGCCCATCTCGACGAATTGGTGGTGAAGGAGGCGCGGGGCTCAGGAGGCTATGGCATGTTGATCGGCCCGCAGGCGAGCCGCGCCGAACGCGACGTCTTCGCGGCCCGCCTCCGTGCCCGCCCCGGTGATTATATCGCGCAGCCGACGCTCGCGCTCTCCTCCTGCCCGACCTATGTCGAGAGCGGGATCGCGCCGCGCCATGTCGATCTTCTTCGCCCCTTCGTTCTGGTCGGCAAGGAGATCCGTATCGTTCCTGGCGGGCTGACTCGCGTCGCGCTTCGCGAGGGGTCTCTGGTGGTCAATTCCAGCCAGGGCGGCGGCACCAAGGATACCTGGGTGCTGGAGGCGTGA
- the clpB gene encoding ATP-dependent chaperone ClpB, which produces MDIEKFTERARGFLQAAQTIAIREFHQRLGAEHLLKALLDDEEGAAAGLIRAAGGRPEAAKAAVDAAIAKLPKVQGSGAGQPQAAPDLVRVLDAAEQAARKAGDEFVAQDRVLVALASVESPAARALAEAGVTPQTLEKALNDIRKGRRVTSANAEANFDALKKYARDVTQLARDGKLDPVIGRDEEIRRTIQVLARRTKNNPVLIGEPGVGKTAIVEGLALRIVNGDVPEALAGKRLLALDLGAMVAGAKFRGEFEERLKAVLKEIEEAGGEIILFIDEMHTLVGAGRADGAMDASNLLKPELARGALHCIGATTLDEYRKHVEKDAALARRFQPVYIDEPSIEDTISILRGIKEKYELHHGVRITDGAIVAAATLSNRYITDRFLPDKAIDLIDEAASRLRMEVDSKPEELDELDRRILQLKIEREALKREEDAASRERLEKLEKELADLEEKSAAKSAAWVAEKAQLMESQKLKERLDQARSEVEIAQRRGDLTRASELLYGVIPDLEKKLTASHQEGKLVNEAVTEEQIAGVVSRWTGVPVDRMLAGERAKLMRMEEELRKRVVGQEDALRAVANAVRRARAGLQDPNRPIGSFLFLGPTGVGKTETCKALAEFLFDDERAMVRIDMSEFMEKHSVSRLIGAPPGYVGYDEGGVLTEAVRRRPYQVILFDEVEKAHEDVFNVLLQVLDDGRLTDGQGRTVDFKNTIIVLTSNLGSDILAAQPENESTAMVHGQVMAVVRAHFRPEFLNRIDEIILFRRLQRSDMAAIVEIQLGALAKLLADRHISLIVDQTAIEWLAREGFDPVYGARPLKRVIQRNLQNPLAGHILEGSVKDGDTVRISAGRDGLLINGELENAA; this is translated from the coding sequence ATGGATATCGAAAAATTCACCGAGCGCGCGCGGGGGTTCCTGCAGGCCGCGCAAACCATCGCGATTCGCGAATTCCACCAGCGCCTCGGCGCCGAACATCTCCTAAAAGCGCTGCTCGACGATGAGGAGGGTGCCGCCGCCGGCCTGATCCGCGCCGCTGGCGGCAGGCCGGAGGCGGCCAAGGCGGCGGTCGACGCGGCGATCGCGAAGCTGCCGAAAGTGCAAGGGAGTGGCGCGGGACAGCCGCAGGCCGCGCCCGATCTCGTGCGCGTGCTCGATGCCGCCGAACAGGCGGCGCGCAAGGCGGGCGATGAGTTCGTTGCGCAAGACCGTGTCCTGGTCGCGCTCGCCAGTGTCGAGAGCCCCGCCGCCCGCGCTTTGGCGGAGGCCGGGGTGACACCGCAGACGCTGGAAAAGGCGCTCAATGACATTCGCAAGGGTCGGCGCGTCACCAGCGCCAATGCCGAGGCCAATTTCGACGCGCTCAAAAAATATGCCCGCGATGTCACGCAGCTCGCACGCGATGGCAAGCTCGACCCGGTGATCGGGCGCGACGAGGAAATCCGCCGCACGATTCAAGTGCTCGCCCGTCGCACCAAGAACAATCCGGTGCTGATCGGCGAGCCTGGCGTCGGCAAAACCGCGATCGTCGAGGGGCTTGCGCTTCGCATCGTCAATGGCGACGTCCCCGAGGCGTTGGCGGGCAAGCGCCTGTTGGCGCTCGATCTCGGCGCGATGGTTGCTGGCGCCAAGTTCCGCGGCGAATTCGAGGAGCGACTCAAAGCGGTGCTCAAGGAAATCGAGGAAGCGGGCGGGGAGATCATCCTCTTCATCGACGAGATGCACACCCTCGTCGGCGCCGGCCGCGCCGACGGCGCGATGGATGCCTCGAACCTCCTCAAACCCGAACTCGCGCGCGGCGCGCTGCATTGCATCGGCGCGACAACGCTCGATGAATATCGGAAGCATGTCGAGAAAGACGCGGCTTTGGCGCGGCGCTTCCAGCCGGTCTATATCGACGAGCCGAGCATCGAGGATACGATCAGCATCCTGCGCGGCATCAAGGAGAAGTACGAACTCCATCACGGCGTGCGCATCACCGATGGCGCCATCGTCGCCGCGGCGACTCTTTCCAACCGCTACATCACCGACCGTTTCCTGCCCGACAAAGCCATCGACCTGATCGACGAGGCGGCGAGCCGGCTGCGTATGGAAGTCGACAGCAAGCCGGAGGAGCTCGACGAACTCGACCGCCGCATCCTCCAGCTCAAAATCGAGCGCGAGGCGCTGAAACGCGAGGAAGATGCGGCCTCGCGCGAGCGGCTCGAAAAACTCGAGAAGGAACTCGCTGACCTCGAGGAAAAATCAGCCGCCAAAAGCGCCGCCTGGGTGGCCGAGAAAGCCCAGCTCATGGAGTCGCAAAAGCTCAAGGAGAGACTCGACCAGGCGCGGAGCGAGGTCGAGATCGCGCAGCGCCGTGGCGATCTCACCCGCGCCTCCGAACTGCTTTATGGCGTCATCCCCGATCTCGAAAAGAAGCTGACTGCCTCCCATCAGGAGGGCAAGCTCGTCAACGAGGCGGTGACCGAGGAACAGATCGCCGGTGTCGTCTCGCGCTGGACCGGCGTCCCGGTCGATCGCATGCTCGCCGGCGAGCGCGCGAAACTCATGCGCATGGAAGAGGAATTGCGCAAGCGCGTGGTCGGCCAGGAAGATGCCCTCCGCGCCGTCGCCAACGCCGTCCGCCGCGCCCGCGCCGGCCTCCAGGACCCGAACCGCCCGATCGGGAGTTTCCTCTTCCTCGGCCCGACCGGCGTCGGCAAGACCGAAACCTGTAAGGCGTTGGCGGAATTCCTGTTCGATGACGAGCGCGCCATGGTCCGCATCGACATGAGCGAATTCATGGAAAAGCACAGCGTCTCGCGCCTGATCGGCGCGCCGCCCGGCTATGTCGGCTATGACGAGGGCGGCGTGCTGACGGAAGCGGTGCGGCGGCGGCCCTACCAGGTGATCCTGTTCGACGAGGTCGAGAAAGCGCATGAGGATGTGTTCAACGTCCTCCTCCAGGTGCTTGATGACGGGCGGCTGACCGACGGCCAAGGGCGGACGGTCGATTTCAAGAACACGATCATCGTGCTCACCAGCAATCTCGGCAGCGACATCCTCGCGGCGCAACCCGAAAATGAGAGCACGGCGATGGTCCATGGCCAGGTGATGGCGGTGGTGCGGGCGCATTTCCGGCCGGAATTCTTGAACCGCATCGACGAGATCATCCTCTTCCGGCGCCTGCAGCGCAGCGATATGGCGGCGATCGTCGAAATCCAGCTTGGCGCCCTCGCGAAACTGCTCGCCGACCGTCACATCTCGCTCATCGTCGATCAGACCGCGATCGAATGGCTGGCGCGCGAAGGCTTCGATCCGGTCTATGGCGCGCGGCCGCTCAAGCGGGTGATCCAACGCAATCTGCAAAACCCGCTCGCCGGGCACATCCTCGAGGGCAGCGTGAAGGATGGCGACACGGTGCGCATCAGCGCCGGACGCGACGGACTCCTGATCAATGGCGAATTGGAAAACGCCGCCTAG
- a CDS encoding alpha-E domain-containing protein — translation MLSRTADSLFWLARYIERAENVARILTVGHRMASLAHSLGNAGNEWHSTLRAAGCEDGFFGKYPTAEAEAVIAYMVFDADNPSSIFSCLETARRNARAVRTALTVDMWEALNQSWMRLRDLDPAAIIAHGLIDFLDWVKERSLLFNGAYTNTMLRNDAFFFTRLGTFLERADSTARLLDVKYHVLLPRDEGVGGALDYYQWQAILRSVSALRSYHWIYHDRLQPWLIAELLLLRPEMPRSLRASMEQIARHLDLLADTYGGKRGECHRLAGEMYARLRFGRIEDIFQSGLHQFLVAFLDQTARLGGEISRLYLM, via the coding sequence ATGCTGAGCCGCACCGCCGACAGCTTGTTCTGGCTCGCCCGCTATATCGAGCGGGCGGAGAACGTCGCCCGTATCCTGACGGTCGGGCATCGCATGGCGAGCCTTGCCCATTCTTTAGGCAATGCCGGCAATGAGTGGCACTCGACGCTCCGCGCCGCTGGCTGCGAGGATGGGTTTTTCGGCAAATACCCGACCGCCGAGGCCGAGGCGGTGATCGCCTACATGGTCTTCGATGCCGATAACCCGTCCAGCATCTTCTCCTGCCTCGAAACCGCGCGCCGCAACGCCCGCGCGGTGCGCACCGCGCTCACCGTCGATATGTGGGAGGCGCTCAATCAGAGCTGGATGCGGCTCCGCGATCTCGATCCCGCGGCGATCATTGCGCACGGCCTGATCGATTTTCTCGACTGGGTGAAAGAGCGCTCGCTGCTCTTCAACGGCGCCTATACCAACACCATGCTGCGCAACGACGCCTTCTTTTTCACGCGCCTCGGCACCTTTCTGGAGCGCGCCGACAGTACTGCCCGCCTGCTCGACGTCAAATACCACGTTCTGCTGCCGCGCGATGAAGGGGTTGGCGGCGCTCTCGATTATTATCAATGGCAGGCGATATTGCGCTCGGTCTCGGCGTTGCGAAGCTATCACTGGATCTATCATGACCGTTTGCAGCCCTGGCTGATCGCCGAGCTGTTGCTGTTGCGCCCGGAGATGCCGCGGTCGCTGCGCGCGAGCATGGAGCAGATCGCCCGCCATCTCGATCTCCTTGCCGACACCTATGGCGGCAAGCGCGGGGAATGCCATCGTCTCGCCGGCGAGATGTATGCGCGGCTTCGCTTCGGCCGGATCGAGGATATTTTTCAGTCCGGGCTGCATCAATTCCTCGTCGCCTTTCTCGACCAGACGGCCCGTCTCGGCGGCGAGATCAGCCGCCTCTACTTGATGTGA
- the gshB gene encoding glutathione synthase, translating to MKIAVQMDPIESLNIEADSTFALMLEGEARGHAFWYYHVRDLVLEDGVLRALARPVSVRRRAGDHFTAGKPEWLDLASMDVVLMRQDPPFDMAYITATHLLEHIHPRTLVVNDPRAVRDAPEKLLVTHFPDLMPPTMVAWNVEAIRGFRATHQDIIVKPLFGNGGAGVFHIRPDDENFAALLEWHFATSREPLMVQRYEPAVRAGDKRIILVDGEPMGAINRVPAAGEARSNMHVGGRPEAALLTPRERDICARIGPMLRDRGLIFVGIDVIGDWLTEINVTSPTGIQEIARFDGTNLAAAIWQRIEARRVS from the coding sequence ATGAAAATCGCCGTGCAGATGGACCCGATCGAAAGCCTCAATATCGAGGCGGATTCCACCTTCGCCCTGATGCTCGAGGGTGAGGCTCGCGGGCACGCGTTCTGGTATTACCATGTCCGCGATCTGGTGCTCGAGGATGGCGTGCTGCGCGCGCTCGCGCGCCCGGTTTCGGTCCGCCGCCGGGCCGGCGATCATTTCACCGCAGGCAAACCCGAATGGCTCGATCTTGCGAGCATGGACGTGGTTCTGATGCGCCAGGATCCGCCCTTCGACATGGCCTATATCACCGCAACCCACCTCCTCGAACATATCCACCCGCGGACCCTGGTGGTGAACGATCCGCGCGCGGTGCGGGATGCGCCCGAGAAGCTGCTGGTGACGCATTTTCCCGACCTCATGCCGCCGACCATGGTCGCCTGGAACGTCGAGGCCATTCGCGGCTTTCGTGCAACCCACCAGGACATCATCGTCAAACCCCTGTTCGGCAATGGCGGCGCCGGCGTCTTTCACATCCGCCCCGATGACGAGAATTTCGCGGCCCTGCTCGAATGGCATTTCGCAACCTCGCGCGAGCCGCTCATGGTGCAGCGCTACGAGCCCGCCGTGCGCGCCGGCGACAAGCGCATCATCCTCGTCGATGGCGAGCCGATGGGCGCGATCAACCGGGTGCCGGCGGCGGGTGAGGCGCGCTCGAACATGCATGTCGGCGGCCGGCCGGAAGCAGCATTGCTGACGCCGCGCGAGCGCGACATCTGCGCGCGCATCGGCCCGATGTTGCGCGACCGCGGGCTGATTTTCGTCGGCATCGATGTGATCGGGGACTGGCTCACCGAAATCAACGTCACCTCGCCGACCGGGATTCAGGAAATCGCGCGCTTCGACGGCACCAATCTCGCCGCCGCGATCTGGCAGCGGATCGAGGCGCGGCGGGTGTCATGA
- a CDS encoding CHAP domain-containing protein has protein sequence MPVRRRGGVFCFLGSLFLLGTPISLHAQQASSSQNAHEPPSRPVASSQARRHGRSGHKALPHDLAAGRRGNKSYFQRTSYHTSGHVLQCVPFARAVSGIDLHGDAFTWWDKAAGVYARGNRPEIGSVLAFRANRAMRLGHVAVVKRVINSREIEIDHAHWGQNRVTRNMIVIDVSPANDWTAVRLALDNQGKFGSIYPTYGFIYDRAVGNNFAAAGEPRALPLNPAPRDLRTPAERQTTPVLTAIPMADEVAEAPAYDTLTADAPERNLR, from the coding sequence ATGCCAGTCCGGCGACGTGGTGGTGTTTTCTGCTTTTTGGGTTCGTTGTTTCTGCTCGGAACGCCGATATCTCTGCATGCTCAGCAGGCGAGCTCTTCGCAGAACGCGCATGAGCCGCCATCGCGCCCTGTCGCCTCCTCTCAGGCACGGCGGCATGGCCGCTCTGGACACAAGGCCCTGCCTCACGATTTGGCAGCGGGGCGGCGCGGAAATAAATCCTATTTCCAGCGAACCTCGTACCATACGTCGGGGCATGTCCTCCAATGCGTGCCGTTCGCTCGCGCGGTTTCGGGGATCGATCTACACGGCGATGCCTTTACCTGGTGGGATAAAGCGGCCGGCGTCTATGCCCGCGGCAACCGACCCGAGATCGGCAGCGTGCTCGCCTTCCGTGCCAATCGCGCCATGCGGCTCGGTCATGTCGCGGTGGTGAAGCGGGTCATCAACTCACGCGAGATCGAGATCGACCACGCGCATTGGGGTCAGAATCGCGTCACCCGTAACATGATAGTCATCGACGTCTCGCCCGCGAATGATTGGACGGCGGTCCGCCTCGCTCTCGACAACCAGGGCAAATTCGGCAGCATCTATCCCACGTACGGCTTCATCTATGATCGCGCCGTCGGGAATAATTTCGCTGCTGCCGGCGAGCCGCGGGCGCTCCCGCTCAATCCCGCGCCGCGTGATCTTCGCACGCCAGCCGAGCGGCAGACGACGCCGGTTCTGACCGCGATCCCGATGGCCGACGAAGTGGCGGAGGCACCCGCTTACGACACCCTCACCGCCGACGCGCCGGAACGCAATCTCCGCTAG
- a CDS encoding carboxypeptidase M32, protein MNEAYTRLRARFARIAVIEEAQAMLGWDAAVMMPPGGGAARGEQLAVLAGLAHELLIAGEMADWLAGADPGDDPWERANLALMAERYRRAAALPGDLVEAQARANAACEKIWRGARAAADFAQVLPAFTEVVRLAREAAAALGAALGLDPYDALMEGFQRGVRAADVAPIFATYQAFLAEALPLALARQVAPQIPPGPFPEAAQEALCRRLAARAGLDFSHARLDRSLHPFSGGTPSDIRITTRYDEADFAQSLMGVMHETGHALYEAGLPTAYARQPVGMAAGMAVHESQSLIIEMQACRSDAFLAWLGPILHESFGGAAALYAPENLARLGLRVGRSLIRVDADEVTYPAHVILRFRLERALIAGDLDPADLPGAWREGMAALLGITPRDDAEGCLQDIHWYDGAFGYFPSYTLGAMAAAQLMAAARTRVPGLEAALAAGDFTPLRTWLRAEIHGRGSLLGFNDLLRAATGKPLDPEDFMAHLRRRYLGGG, encoded by the coding sequence ATGAATGAGGCTTACACCCGTCTCCGGGCGCGCTTTGCCCGCATCGCGGTGATCGAGGAAGCGCAGGCGATGCTGGGTTGGGACGCCGCGGTGATGATGCCACCGGGAGGTGGGGCGGCGCGCGGCGAGCAACTTGCGGTCCTTGCCGGGCTTGCGCATGAGTTGCTGATCGCCGGCGAGATGGCGGATTGGCTCGCCGGCGCCGATCCCGGCGATGACCCATGGGAACGCGCCAATCTCGCTTTGATGGCAGAGCGCTATCGCCGCGCCGCGGCGCTGCCTGGCGATCTCGTCGAGGCGCAGGCGCGGGCCAATGCGGCGTGCGAGAAAATCTGGCGCGGGGCGCGCGCGGCGGCGGATTTTGCGCAGGTTTTACCCGCTTTCACCGAGGTCGTGCGGCTCGCGCGGGAAGCGGCCGCGGCACTCGGGGCGGCGCTCGGGCTTGATCCTTATGACGCGCTGATGGAGGGGTTTCAGCGTGGCGTGCGCGCCGCTGACGTCGCGCCGATTTTCGCGACCTACCAGGCTTTTCTCGCCGAGGCGTTGCCGCTCGCGCTGGCGCGCCAGGTTGCGCCGCAAATTCCCCCCGGCCCGTTTCCTGAGGCAGCGCAGGAGGCACTTTGCCGGCGCTTGGCGGCGCGCGCCGGGCTCGATTTCAGCCATGCCCGGCTCGATCGTTCCTTGCACCCGTTCTCCGGCGGCACGCCCAGCGATATCCGCATCACCACCCGCTATGACGAGGCCGATTTCGCGCAAAGCCTGATGGGCGTGATGCATGAGACCGGACATGCGCTTTATGAGGCGGGTCTGCCGACCGCTTATGCTCGCCAGCCGGTTGGCATGGCGGCGGGGATGGCGGTGCATGAGAGCCAGTCCTTGATCATCGAAATGCAGGCTTGCCGCTCGGATGCGTTTCTTGCTTGGCTCGGCCCAATTTTGCATGAGAGTTTCGGCGGGGCTGCGGCGCTTTACGCGCCGGAAAACTTGGCGCGACTAGGGCTGCGTGTCGGGCGCAGCTTGATCCGCGTCGATGCCGATGAAGTGACCTACCCCGCCCATGTCATCCTCCGCTTTCGTCTCGAACGGGCGCTGATCGCGGGGGATCTCGACCCGGCCGACCTTCCCGGCGCGTGGCGCGAGGGGATGGCGGCGCTGCTCGGCATCACCCCGCGAGATGACGCCGAGGGGTGTCTCCAGGATATCCATTGGTATGACGGCGCGTTCGGCTATTTCCCGAGCTATACGCTCGGGGCGATGGCGGCGGCGCAATTGATGGCGGCGGCGCGGACACGGGTGCCGGGGCTCGAGGCGGCGCTCGCCGCCGGCGATTTCACCCCGCTCCGCACCTGGCTCCGGGCCGAGATCCATGGCCGCGGCAGCCTGCTCGGGTTCAACGATCTGCTCCGCGCCGCGACCGGCAAACCGCTCGACCCCGAGGATTTCATGGCCCATCTCCGCCGCCGCTATCTCGGCGGGGGTTAA
- a CDS encoding transglutaminase family protein has protein sequence MRLRVRHETSYHYDAPVMAMTQLLRLAPRPHDGQRVLSWQVRVMPGRPLPSFIDGFGNIVHCHAINHPHRAVTILVAGEVETEATDGVVRGAAEPLPPPFFLRETRLTAAEPAIVDFARGIGGGNSVLTVLHALMRAVGERVAYRPGVTDTATTAAEALARGGGVCQDHAHLFVAAARARGIPARYVGGYLWTGMAPEHDQASHAWAEAFVPDIGWVGFDPSNGVCPTEAYIRTSVGLDYLAAAPTRGIRRGDAAETLAVAVAVTAGDQ, from the coding sequence GTGCGTTTGCGAGTGCGGCATGAGACCAGCTACCACTATGATGCCCCAGTGATGGCGATGACCCAGTTGCTGCGCCTTGCCCCGCGCCCGCATGACGGGCAGCGCGTGCTTTCCTGGCAGGTGCGCGTCATGCCCGGCCGCCCGCTGCCTTCTTTCATCGACGGGTTCGGCAACATCGTCCATTGCCATGCGATCAATCATCCCCACCGCGCGGTGACCATCCTGGTCGCCGGCGAGGTCGAGACGGAGGCCACGGATGGCGTCGTGCGCGGTGCCGCCGAGCCGCTGCCGCCGCCGTTTTTCCTGCGCGAGACGAGGCTCACCGCGGCGGAGCCGGCGATCGTCGATTTTGCGCGCGGGATCGGAGGGGGAAATTCGGTGCTCACCGTGCTGCATGCGCTGATGCGTGCCGTCGGCGAGCGGGTTGCCTATCGCCCTGGGGTGACCGATACCGCTACCACCGCCGCCGAGGCGCTCGCGCGCGGGGGCGGGGTCTGTCAGGATCACGCGCATCTCTTCGTCGCCGCCGCCCGCGCCCGCGGCATTCCGGCGCGCTATGTCGGCGGGTATTTATGGACCGGGATGGCACCGGAGCACGACCAGGCGAGCCATGCCTGGGCGGAGGCGTTTGTCCCTGACATTGGCTGGGTTGGGTTCGATCCCTCGAACGGCGTTTGCCCGACCGAAGCCTATATCCGCACCAGCGTCGGCCTCGATTATCTCGCCGCGGCGCCGACGCGCGGGATTAGACGCGGCGACGCCGCCGAGACTCTGGCGGTCGCGGTTGCGGTCACCGCCGGAGATCAGTGA
- a CDS encoding MBL fold metallo-hydrolase, whose amino-acid sequence MSAEITSFFDPATHTLSHLLADPKTKVAAVIDPVLDFDYASGKASARMAAAILAAAAARGLSIDWCLETHVHADHLSAAAFFKRETGAKIGIGARIGEVQQIFRPVFNATDLSGAGAEFDHLFEDGERFQIGSLEAWVMATPGHTPACVSYGVADMVFVGDTLFAPDYGTARADFPGGNARTLYRSIRRLLALPGETRLFLCHDYQPPGRDDFAAVSTVAAQRAHNIHVHDGIGEDEFVALREARDKTLATPQLLLPSIQVNLRSGALPPKEANGVSYLRIPVTLAQ is encoded by the coding sequence ATGAGCGCGGAGATCACCTCCTTCTTCGACCCGGCGACGCACACGCTGAGCCATCTCCTCGCCGATCCCAAGACCAAGGTCGCGGCGGTGATCGATCCGGTCCTCGATTTCGATTACGCCTCGGGCAAGGCCTCGGCGCGGATGGCGGCGGCGATCCTGGCCGCGGCCGCGGCGCGGGGGCTGAGCATCGATTGGTGTCTTGAGACCCATGTCCATGCCGATCATCTCTCCGCCGCGGCGTTTTTCAAGCGCGAGACCGGCGCCAAAATCGGCATCGGCGCCCGCATCGGCGAGGTGCAGCAAATCTTCCGCCCGGTGTTCAACGCAACCGACCTCTCCGGCGCCGGCGCGGAATTCGATCACCTGTTCGAGGATGGCGAGCGTTTCCAGATCGGGTCGCTCGAAGCTTGGGTGATGGCAACGCCGGGGCATACCCCGGCCTGCGTCAGCTACGGCGTCGCGGACATGGTTTTCGTCGGCGATACCCTATTTGCGCCAGATTACGGCACCGCACGCGCCGATTTTCCCGGCGGCAACGCGCGCACCCTTTATCGCTCGATCCGCCGTCTGCTGGCATTGCCGGGAGAGACGCGGCTATTTCTCTGCCATGACTATCAACCGCCGGGCCGCGACGACTTTGCCGCGGTCAGCACGGTTGCCGCGCAACGTGCGCACAACATCCACGTGCATGACGGTATCGGCGAGGACGAATTCGTTGCCCTCCGTGAAGCGCGCGACAAAACCCTCGCGACGCCGCAATTGCTGCTGCCCTCGATCCAGGTCAATCTCCGCTCCGGCGCCCTGCCGCCCAAGGAGGCCAATGGCGTGAGCTATCTCCGCATTCCGGTGACGCTAGCGCAGTGA